Proteins encoded in a region of the Paramagnetospirillum magneticum AMB-1 genome:
- a CDS encoding peptidylprolyl isomerase, whose product MLARAAIVLSALLVACIPLRPSAAQEVDRIAAVVNDEIISIRDLDARLKLAITVSGLPDNIESRRRAVPQVLRKMVDERVQAQEAARLRVAAGADEVARGVANVENQNRMPPGSLLPSLAKAGVDPDAVKDQIKADIIWVKLIMRTLQPTIRVGEDEITERIETLRQQFGQPEFMLAEIFLPVDSPRQEEESKRLGERLIEQLRAGAPFQALARQFSQSGTANNGGVLGWLSAAALEDDIRETVSRLDKGQVSGLVRTGTGYAILALIDKRVAGESNVSDPKLNISQVFFPVPPGSPPISQLMAKAAELTANVRSCDEMDDLGRKLNSEQSGRRDGVTLSVLPQNIRSVASSLPLHKASAPINMGKALLVLMVCSRDENVSKGGLPSREAMRRTIEEERLEMLAKRYLRDLRRAAFIDFRL is encoded by the coding sequence ATGCTGGCCCGCGCCGCAATCGTCCTGAGCGCACTCCTCGTTGCCTGTATCCCCCTCCGGCCCAGTGCGGCCCAGGAGGTGGACCGTATCGCCGCCGTGGTCAACGACGAGATCATCTCGATCCGCGACCTGGATGCCCGCCTGAAGCTGGCCATCACGGTTTCGGGCCTGCCCGACAACATCGAAAGCCGCCGCCGCGCCGTTCCCCAAGTGCTGCGCAAAATGGTCGATGAGCGGGTGCAGGCGCAGGAGGCCGCCCGCCTGAGGGTCGCTGCCGGCGCCGACGAAGTGGCGCGCGGCGTGGCCAACGTGGAAAACCAGAACCGCATGCCACCCGGCTCGTTGTTGCCCTCGCTGGCCAAAGCCGGCGTCGATCCTGATGCCGTCAAGGATCAGATCAAGGCGGATATCATCTGGGTCAAGCTGATCATGCGCACGCTCCAACCCACCATTCGGGTGGGCGAGGATGAGATCACCGAGCGGATCGAAACCCTGCGCCAGCAATTCGGACAGCCGGAATTCATGCTGGCCGAGATCTTCCTGCCGGTGGATTCACCGCGCCAGGAAGAGGAGTCCAAGCGTCTTGGCGAACGCCTGATCGAGCAGTTGCGCGCCGGCGCCCCGTTCCAGGCCCTGGCCCGGCAATTCTCCCAAAGCGGCACCGCCAACAACGGCGGCGTTCTCGGCTGGCTCTCCGCTGCCGCTCTGGAGGACGACATCCGCGAGACGGTGTCGCGCCTGGATAAGGGACAGGTCAGCGGACTGGTCCGTACCGGAACCGGTTACGCCATCCTGGCCCTGATCGACAAGCGGGTGGCGGGCGAAAGCAACGTCAGCGACCCCAAGCTCAACATTTCCCAGGTGTTCTTTCCGGTGCCGCCGGGCTCCCCTCCCATCTCCCAGTTGATGGCCAAGGCCGCCGAGCTGACGGCGAACGTCCGATCCTGCGACGAGATGGATGATCTGGGACGCAAGCTCAATTCGGAACAGTCCGGCCGTCGCGATGGCGTCACCCTTTCCGTTCTGCCGCAGAACATCCGGTCCGTGGCCAGTTCTCTGCCCCTCCACAAGGCCAGCGCTCCCATCAACATGGGCAAGGCCCTGCTGGTGCTGATGGTCTGCTCACGCGACGAAAATGTCAGCAAGGGCGGATTGCCGTCCCGTGAGGCCATGCGCCGCACCATCGAGGAAGAGCGCCTGGAGATGCTGGCCAAACGCTATCTGCGCGATCTTCGCCGCGCCGCCTTCATCGATTTCCGGCTCTGA
- the pdxA gene encoding 4-hydroxythreonine-4-phosphate dehydrogenase PdxA, with protein sequence MTILALTMGEPAGIGGDIALRAWSERGVNGAPPFMLIDDAGRLRSLAARLGLDVPVVEVSSPTEAEAAFAVALPVLHQPLAVRVEPGRPDPANVPMVTAAIERAVALALAGEVAGLVTNPIHKHVMYQGGFAFPGHTEFLAALLGRPDLREVMMLACPELRVVPVTIHLGLSEAIRTLTRADIVEIGRIVARALEVDFAISRPRLAVAGLNPHAGEGGAMGREDEDMVAPAVADLRALGIDAVGPLPSDTLFHARARRGYDAALCMYHDQALIPIKTIDFDGGVNVTLGLPMVRTSPDHGTAFDLAGSGQARPDSLVAALTMAATIALNRARHG encoded by the coding sequence ATGACCATCCTCGCCCTGACCATGGGCGAGCCCGCCGGAATCGGAGGCGACATCGCCCTGCGGGCCTGGAGTGAACGCGGCGTCAATGGCGCTCCGCCCTTCATGCTCATCGACGATGCCGGGCGCCTGCGGTCCCTGGCCGCCCGACTTGGCCTGGACGTGCCGGTGGTGGAGGTCTCGTCCCCGACCGAGGCGGAGGCGGCCTTCGCCGTTGCTCTTCCCGTCCTGCATCAGCCCCTGGCCGTCAGGGTCGAGCCGGGCCGGCCCGATCCCGCCAACGTGCCCATGGTCACGGCGGCCATCGAGCGAGCCGTGGCCCTGGCCCTGGCCGGCGAGGTGGCGGGTCTGGTCACCAACCCCATCCACAAGCACGTGATGTACCAGGGCGGCTTCGCCTTCCCCGGCCATACCGAGTTCCTGGCCGCCCTGCTGGGCCGTCCGGATCTGCGCGAAGTGATGATGCTGGCCTGCCCCGAATTGCGGGTGGTGCCGGTGACCATCCATCTGGGCCTGTCCGAGGCCATCCGCACCCTGACCCGGGCCGACATCGTCGAGATCGGGCGCATCGTCGCTAGGGCGCTGGAGGTGGATTTCGCCATTTCCCGCCCGCGTCTGGCCGTGGCCGGGCTCAACCCCCATGCCGGCGAAGGCGGCGCCATGGGGCGCGAGGACGAGGACATGGTCGCCCCTGCCGTGGCCGATCTGCGGGCGCTGGGCATCGACGCCGTCGGCCCCCTGCCCTCGGACACCCTGTTCCATGCGCGCGCCCGCCGGGGCTATGACGCCGCGCTGTGCATGTATCACGATCAGGCGCTGATCCCCATCAAGACCATCGACTTCGATGGCGGCGTCAATGTCACCCTGGGCCTGCCCATGGTCCGCACCTCGCCCGATCACGGCACCGCCTTCGATCTGGCCGGCAGCGGCCAGGCCCGGCCGGACAGCCTGGTGGCCGCCCTGACCATGGCCGCCACCATCGCCTTGAATCGAGCCCGTCATGGCTGA
- the rsmA gene encoding 16S rRNA (adenine(1518)-N(6)/adenine(1519)-N(6))-dimethyltransferase RsmA — MADLPPLREVIARHGLDARKSLGQHFLFDLNLTGRIARAAGDLTVGSVIEIGPGPGGLTRALLDAGARQVIAIERDDRAIAIQNEIAEAYPGRLEIMAADAMTVDAAELGEVPRRIVANLPYNISTALLLGWLRRADAFERLVLMFQKEVVDRLAAPPRSEHYGRLSVITQWRCEVRPLFNVDRRAFTPPPAVTSTVVDLIPRAEPLAPARFETLERVTAAAFGQRRKMLRSSLKSLGGAEDLLERTGILPTARAEEIPVEGFCALARALDARTLDGHQSA; from the coding sequence ATGGCTGATCTGCCGCCGCTCCGGGAGGTCATCGCCCGCCACGGCCTCGACGCCAGGAAGTCGCTGGGCCAGCACTTCCTGTTCGACCTCAACCTGACGGGGCGCATCGCCCGCGCCGCCGGGGACCTGACCGTCGGCTCGGTGATCGAGATCGGCCCCGGGCCAGGCGGCCTCACCCGCGCCCTGCTGGATGCCGGGGCGCGCCAGGTGATCGCCATCGAGCGCGATGACCGCGCCATTGCCATTCAGAACGAGATCGCCGAAGCCTATCCCGGCCGGCTGGAGATCATGGCCGCCGACGCCATGACCGTCGACGCCGCCGAACTGGGCGAGGTCCCGCGCCGCATCGTCGCCAACCTGCCCTACAACATCTCCACAGCCTTGCTGCTGGGCTGGCTGCGGCGCGCCGACGCCTTCGAGCGTCTGGTGCTGATGTTCCAGAAGGAGGTGGTGGACCGCCTGGCCGCGCCGCCGCGCTCGGAGCATTACGGCCGCCTGTCGGTGATCACCCAATGGCGGTGCGAGGTGCGGCCGCTGTTCAATGTGGACCGTCGCGCCTTCACCCCGCCGCCGGCCGTGACCTCCACCGTGGTGGATTTGATCCCGCGGGCCGAGCCCCTGGCCCCCGCCCGCTTCGAGACCCTGGAACGGGTCACCGCCGCCGCCTTCGGCCAGCGCCGCAAGATGCTGCGCTCCAGCCTGAAGTCCCTCGGCGGCGCCGAGGACCTGCTGGAGCGCACCGGCATCCTGCCGACGGCCCGGGCCGAGGAAATCCCGGTGGAGGGTTTTTGCGCCCTGGCCCGTGCGCTGGACGCCCGGACTCTTGACGGACATCAGAGCGCCTGA